The Chiloscyllium punctatum isolate Juve2018m chromosome 31, sChiPun1.3, whole genome shotgun sequence nucleotide sequence GTCAGAAGAGTTCCCTGCCTTCCCCAGGGCGCAGGTGTTTGGTAAGACCCCAAGAACGGTTAAACATTTGCTTCCCACTTTCTGACAGAGTAATACAGcacggatacagacccttcggcccaaccagtctgtgccgatcacaatcccaaactaaactagtccccctACCTGcgtgctcctggcccatatccctccaaacatttcttctcCAGGAATTTATCTAAATGTCTTATAaacattccacatacaaaccaccctctgtgtaaaaaaaaagtatCCCCCCATGTCTTTGAATCTTTCttgtctcaccttaaaaatatggccccAGTCCTGAAATTCCTCgaccgagggaaaagacacctgccattcaccttatccatgcccctcatgattgtataaacctctgtaaggtcacctctcgagCTCCTACGCTCCAGCGAaacaagtcccagcctctccttataactcaaatcctccattcccagcaacactctgggaaatctcttctgaaccatctccagaatatccttcctataacagggagaccagaactggagacAGTACTCCAGAAAAAGGTCTCTGGAATGCTTTGGCACATACAGGGACAGGTGACCTGCAAGCAAAAGGGGGGAGCCCAGTGCTTCTGTGCAAAAGACAAGCCCaggctgagacatttgtatccaCCTTGGTTGAGTGAATGGTCCATCTTGGCCTCCTACAGCTTCGAAGATGCCAGTCTTTGGCCAATTCGCTTCACAGGCTGTACCAGTACTGTTCCAACACTAGCATCtatccgacaatgtggaaaattgcccagatatgtcccGGCCAATTAGTCGATCATCAGGAAAGCGATGGACGGTGTCATGAACAGGGCTATCGAGCAGCACCCGTTccgcaataacctgctcagtgacgcccagtttgggatcccccccccccagggccactcagctcctgacctcatcacagcctcgGTTCAAATGTGGACAGaagagctggattccagaggggaggggagagggacagcccttggcATTGAGGCAGCATTCGACcgggtgtggcatcaaggagccctggcaaatcCGGAATCAGTGGGTATTGGGGGAAAACGGTCTGCTGGTTGGACACGTAGGAAGACGGTGGTGGTTGTTGGAGGgacagttatctcagctccaggacatctctgcaggagtccctcaggggagtgtcctcagCCCatcggctgcttcatcaatgaccttccctccatcctaaGGTCAGATGTGGTGGTGTGTGCTGAtgagtgcacaatgttcagcatcacttGCAGCTGCTCAGACACTGAGGcagtctgtgttcaaatgcagcaaggtctgaacaatatccagacttgggtgttttgggaccaggccagacccccgaAAATATTTTAAGGTAGCCTAGagcctaactttttcttattttaaaggcagattggatacagaactggctcaaaggtagaagacagagggtggtggtggagggttgtttttcagactggaggcctgtgaccagtggagtgctcacaaggatcggtgttgggccctctacttttcatcatttatataaatgatttgggtgcaggcataagaggtacagttagtaagcttgcagatgacaccaaaattggtagtatagtggacagcgaagagggttacctcagattacaacaggatcttgatcagatgggccagtgggctgaaaagtggcagatggagtttaattcagataaatgtgaggtgctgcattttgggaaagcaaatcttaggacttatacacttaatgggagtgttgcggaacaaagagaccttggagtgcaggttcttggctccttgaaagtggagtcacagatagataggatagtgaagaaggtgtttggtatgcttccctttattggtcagagtattgagtacaggagttgggaggtcatgttgtggctgtacaggacattggttaggccactgttggaatattgcgtgcaattctggtctccttcctatcggaaaggtgttgtgaaacttgaaagggttcagaaaagatttacaaggatgttgccagggttggaggatttgagctacagggagaggctgaacaggctggggctgttttccctggagcgtcggaggctgaggggtgaccttatagaggtttataaaatcatgaggggcatggataggataaatagacaaagtcttttccctggggtgggggagtccagaactagaggggcataggtttagggtgagaggggaaagatataaaagagacctaaggggcaacgttttcactcagagggtggtacgtgtatggaatgagctgccagaggaagtggtggaggctggtacaatgacaatatttaaaaggcatctggatgggtatatgaataggaagggtttggagggatatgggctgggtactggcaggtgggactagattgggttgagatatctgggtcggcatggacgggttggaccgaagggtctgtttccatgctgtacatctctatgattctatgtgaagtgtgatgcagctggtcaaaccactcggctttaagcaaagcagaatttatttaaacactatagtaGGATCACAAATAAAAGAAAACGTTATTCAGAATAAATTATCTATTAGAAAACACTGACCTGTACTGtcccaatacagtaacatcccataaacacatctttGGCAAAAAGtgaaattcaaacacagattctgaCAGGAGGATGGAGCAACATCCAGAGAGAGACTTCCGAGCAAGTCAGAGGAATCCTTTACTGGAGTTGCAACTCCCCTGGTCTCCAACATCTTGTGACTGTTACAGCTAAAACaaactgggggaaaaaaaaccctgAAACTGGGAGAAGTGgtcactccccttccattgctaAGCTGGACCCTTCAGCACCTCTGcccttacaacctctcttcaaatcAATCCAAGGAGAATATAACCTTtctaaagtgacagcatcatctcagtggcaagtaacattcacaccacacaaatgccggGCTATGgctatcaccaataagagacacactcaccaccgccccttgacattcaatggtgataccaacactgaatcccccatcatcaacatcctgggagatATCATCGACCaggaactcaactggactcaccacataaacacagtggctacaagagcaggtcagaggctaggaatactgcagagaATAACTCACCTCCCGACTTCTGAAagtctgtctaccatctacaaggatCAAGTCAGGaacgtgatggaatactccccacttgctccaacaacactcatgctcaacaccatccagaacaaagcagcccctgCTCGATTGGCAATGCATCTTTAAGCgtctactccctccaccatcgacgctcagtagcagcagtgtgtaccatctacaggatgcgctgcagaaattcaccaaagatcctcaggcagcaccttccaaaactatgaccacttccatctagaaggacaagggcagtagatatgtGGGGAACACGatcagctgcaagttcccctccaatccattcaccatcctgacttggaaatatgtcggctgttccttcactgtcgctgggtcacaatcctggaattccctgcctcagggcattgtgggtcagcccACAGCACACTGACTGCAGTggttcgagaaggcagctcatccccaccttctcaagggggcaataaatgctggccagccagtgacacccttgaCAATATTCGGGCAGTagtgctgaagacttgtgctcccgAATCTGCTGCTTCCCCCAGCCAAGTTCTTCCAGTGTAGTTCCAACATTGGTATTAACTTGACAAGGTGGAGGATTGCCCAGGCATTTCCTGTACACAAACTTTaaccggccaattaccaccccattacTCTCCTCTTGACGGTCAGTAAGGTGATGGAACAGGTCACcgacagggctatcaagcagcaccccTCAGTAACACCCAGTTTGGGAAgccccagggccactcagctcctgacctcatcataGCCTTGGGTCAAACAGGGACAAAAGAGCTGCATTCCAGAGGTGACAGTGACagtccaccaagtccacactgacctgccaaagGGCATCCCTCAGACACACCcttctaccctatccctgtaatattgtatttcctatggctaacctaCCTAGCACTGCACATCCCTAGGACAATTttccacagccaatccaccctaacctgcacatcactgggcactatgggacaatttagcacggccaatccaccctaacctgcacatccctgggcactatgggacaatttagcacggccaatccaccctaacctgcacatccctggacactatgggacaattcagcacggccaatccaccctaacctgcacatccctgggcactatgggacaatttagcacggccaatccaccctaacctgcacatccctggacactacgggacaatttagcacggccaatccaccctaacctgcacatccctgggcactatgggacaatttagcacggccaatccaccctaacctgcacatccctggacactataggacaatttagcacggccaatccaccctaacctggacatccctgtacactatgggacaatttagcacggccaatccaccctaacctgcacatccccggacactatgggacaatttagcacggccaatccaccctaacctgcatatccctgggcactatgagacaatttagcacggccaatccaccctaccctgcacatccctggacactatgggacaatttagcacggccaatccaccctaacctgcacatccctggactgtgggaggaaaccagaggggagacatgcagacacgaggagaacgtgcaagccCCACGCAGTCAGCCAAGGGtgtaattgaacccagatccctggcgctgtgagggagcagtgctaaccactcgtTCCtgctctagctctctctctctccccgactctgGCGTTCTAGCTGGGATGGGTGTGTGCTGTGCTCTGAGCCCGGCTCGTGTCAGGagctgacctctctctctctctgctcgcTGTCGCAGGACGTTTTGAAGAGGCTGTTATCGAGGAGAGACGTCGGTGTGCTGAGGAGATGCTGCAGTTTACCATTAACATCCCTGCCCTGAGCAACAGCCCACAGCTCAAGGACTTCTTCAAGGTATGTACTGCCTGCCTCCactcccccccaccttcccccaacTCGAAACAAGGTCCTCCCCCCTCTCGGCTGCCCCTGGAGAGGCTTGTGTCTCTGTGCAAACAGCACGTTTGCATAAGAATAGGGCACCAAAGGCCTGTCAGGCAGAGCGAGGCAGCTGAGGGGGGTTTCCTGAGGTGAGGGAAGAAGGGATGAGGCAAagcaggggagggagtgaggcagAGGAACAACAGAACAGCTGAAGGCAAAGGAGAGGGTTTGGTGTCAGTGagaaggagggtggggagggggatggaaAGGGTCATGAATGGGGGAGATGGAGCAATTCAAGGGGGTGAGGGAGTTGacaagggtggggggggtgaggtgagTGAAAGGGGACGAGGTGAGGAAGAAATCGAGGGCAGTGAGGCGAGGGTGGGATATATTGGCGGCGAGCTGAGGAATAGGATAAGTAGTGGGGAGCGATGTGTGGGAGGGGGGTAAATTGAGGGAAGGTGGGGTAAGGGGGTTTAGGGGGGGTGAGATGAGGGAAGAGGGGTGGGGTGAAGGGAAGGGATGAGGTGGGTAAAAGGGAAGGGGGCTGGGTTATGGAAGGGGTGGGGTtatgggaaggggggtggggtTATGGGAAGGGGCTGGGGTATGGAAGGGGCTGGGTTATGGGAAGGGGTGGGGTTAAGGGAAGGGGGTGGGttatgggaagggggtggggttaAGGGAACTGGTGGGGTGAGGGAGGCAGCTTTGCGAGTGTGGCTGGTGTAGTGGTCCTCACTGTCTGCCTCCTCTTTCTCCAGATGGAGAGGTTTCCCGCCCTCTGGAACTCGGTGCTCCTCAGGATCCCTCCAGTCTGCCTGCCCCACTCATCCCCCTGCCCTCAGGAGAGGGCAGGACCCCAGAGTGGTTTCCCAGGCAATCACCAGAGTCCAGGCGATACTCCCAGCCCCCGACCAGGAGTGAGCAGGAGGTAGGAGGGGAGGCAGCCGAGCCAGAGCCCCTCAGTGCAGCCCAACACATACACCACTCTCAGGGTAATTACTTCCCCACTGCAGCGAGGCCTTCACTGGGGTACACTGgaattagaacaaagaacattccagcacaggaacaggcccttcggcccctccatgcctgcgccaatccagatcctctctctaaacctgtcgcctattttctaaggatctgaatccctctgctccctgcccattcatgtatctgtctggatacatcttaaatgatgctatcattcccgtccctaccacctccactgcaaagtgttccaggcacccaccaccctctgcatgaagaacctTCCTTGCTTATCTCCCTTaatcttttccccctcaccctgaacccgtgacccctagtaattgagtccccgaCTCTGGGGATAAAGCTCCTTGCTAcccaccctgtctgtacctccatgattctgtagacctctatcaggtacCCCCCCTCAACCTCAGTCTTTCTAATGAAATACTCCTACTATACTCAGTCTCTGCTCATAGCCATCaccctccatacctggcaacaccctggtgaacctctactgcaccatctccaaagcctccacatcgttttggtaatgtggtgaccagaattgttcgcagtattccaaatgtggccgaaccaaagtcctgtacaactgtaacatgacctaccaactcttgtactcaataccccgtccgatgaaggaaagcctgccgtatgccttcttgaccactccatcGACCTGCGttaccaccttcagggaacaatgtaacggaaacccagatctctctgtacatcaattttcccaagacttttccatttactgtatagtttgctcttgaatcggatcttccaaaatgcatcacctcgtatttacccagattaaactctatctgccatttctctgcccacctctccaatctgtctatattctgctgcattctctgacagtccccttcactatttgctactccaccaatctcaatgccatctgcaaacttgccaatcagaccacctataccttcctccagatcaactGTGCTGAAATGTGGGGAGAGTGTGATGGGACTAGGGAAGGATATGGCAAGTTTGCTTGGGGATATGTGTGGGACTGATGAGGTGCAAGAATGTGTGGGAATAGGAAGAGGGTGTCGGTGGGATTGATGCAGGCGGTGTGTGAGAGTTGGGGGGGGCAGTGAACAGGGTGTGACCGGCATTGTGGGGAGGGAGGAGTGGCTATGAATGATGCTTTTGTCAGATTACTCTCCCACTTTTCCCAATATAATTTCTCCTGGCTTTCTGTCTTGTCAGATTATCACCTAACTTTTCCTGATATAAATTCTCCTAACTTCCTATGTCGTCCGATTAATCTCTCATCTTTTCCAACATAAACTTTCCCAGTTTCCTGTGTTCTTGGATTACTCTCTCGCTTTTCCAAATCTGAATTCCCTGGCTTTCTATACAGTTGGATTACTGTATCACTGTTCCCAATCTGAACATTCCTGGTGGGAATGATTCAGACTCCTTACCCCTAGATTTGCAGCCCATGTCCTGCATTAGTGTGCCTGCCTTTGGTAGTGAGGGGGACCCTCCCGTTGACTCCCGATTTGAACAGTTTGTCCAGGTTCTAAGTGCGGCTCTTGTGTTGCAGATGAACCGGTTCCTGAACACCGGCAAGTGGAGGAGGCAAGTTCCCTGTTCGACTTGGACAACGAGGACAAACAGGAGGAGAACCAACTGCGGTCTGGCTCCCCACTCTCCAACCACGAGCTGGCCTTGTTTGATCCCTGTGCTAAGGACGGTGTGGGTGAGTTCAGACCATTCGGAGACCGATCAGCTGGGAATCGCGAGTGTCCCTTGGGACCAGGTGCCAGGTCACCCCTGGCAGCTGGGACAGGTGTGGGGGGGCAAAAGGATACCCAGGGTCACAACAAAGACCAAATCAGCCCTGCTTTCACACTTCCATTCAGCTACAAGGCACCAGGATATTACAGGACTTTGAGACTGTCAGGGAATGTACAACATGGCACACATACACAGTAATGCTCTCTCTACAttgccccccatcaaacactccccagaacggggttagatacagagtactgTTCCCCCccttcaaacactccccaggacagggacagcacggggttagacatggagtaaagctctctctacaatgttccccatcaaacactccccaggacagggacagcacggggttagacatggagtaaagctctctctacaatgttccccatcaaacactccccaggacacggacagcacggggttagatacagagtaaagctctctctacaatgtccccccatcaaacactccccaggacagggacagcacggggttagatacagagtaaagctctctctacaatGTCCCCCCATCaaatcaaacactccccaggacagggacagcacggggttagatatagagtaaagctccctctacactgtccccatcaaacactccccaggacagggacagcacggggttagatacagagtaaagctctctctacactgtcccccaataaacactcccagggcagggacagcacagggttagatacagagtaaagctccctcaacactgtccctcatcaaacactccccaggacagggacagcacggggttagatacagagtaaagctgcctctacactgtcccccatcaaacactgcccaggacagggacagcacagggttagatacagagtaaagctccctctacactgtccccccatcagacactccccaggacagggacagcacggggttagatacagagtaaagctctctctacactgtccccccatcaaacactccccaggacagggacagcacggggttagatacagagtaaagctccctctacactgtccccccatcagacATGTGCTAATTGTATTCCATCATTCCCTTTGGTGATGGACGTGCCCATACAGTGGGATATATCTTTAAAGAAGGCATGTTCTGATATCTGCCTGGGGCCAGGAATTCTGTCATGTCCCTCTGATGCAGATTCCCTTGTCCTCAAAGCTTAAGATCAGCAGCTCAGTGGGTGAACAGACATCCTCCCAGGCTTCCATAGCCTTGTATCCCCCCAGGCActtccacacacctcccccagccccaccacctcTCCACAATGCTGCCTCCTGCTGGCAGGGTTGGTGATTGCAGCATTGGATCCTCTGAGTCTACCCGTGTGCCGAGGTGCCGAGTGTTTGGGCTGGGTCCCGGTAACCCAGTCAGAGCTGGAGGCTCAGTCGGTGTACGTGGCTGAGTGACTGTGACTCTGCCAGACCGGTCCAACCCCTGAGCTCCTCTCCTGACCTCTCTGATCAGGTGCCTCATCCACTGGAACTTGCCCATCGTACAAAAAGAAAATGGGATACTGGAAATCTGTAATAAACACTAAAATtcaactcagctggtctggctgt carries:
- the snx15 gene encoding sorting nexin-15 isoform X2 → MAVGGVSFAQAPEQCWAEMALRLRSNGGGRGSCAPARWCIVRMSWRRGKADDIRYRVSDPRQHPHGFTEYRVTVTIFSPKTADVKEITVYKRYSDFKKLHAELSYIHRNLFRKSEEFPAFPRAQVFGRFEEAVIEERRRCAEEMLQFTINIPALSNSPQLKDFFKDGEVSRPLELGAPQDPSSLPAPLIPLPSGEGRTPEWFPRQSPESRRYSQPPTRSEQEVGGEAAEPEPLSAAQHIHHSQDEPVPEHRQVEEASSLFDLDNEDKQEENQLRSGSPLSNHELALFDPCAKDGVGDLNTERRDAVKKKTAEYLKHAEAIFSEHLMDGVSEDVATNS